A window of the Athene noctua chromosome 31, bAthNoc1.hap1.1, whole genome shotgun sequence genome harbors these coding sequences:
- the AKAP8L gene encoding A-kinase anchor protein 8-like produces the protein MSYSGYGDWNSGTNRGYEGYGYGYGYGQDNSGNYGYGMATSNSWEMANSDVDMNPDGSGGGNADAVIAKMNQRLDMVSHMDTDTMQGGHYGSGGDRYDSYESYDSRSSMNDRDMYRSGYDYNESEHDNDNAYEGHYDNFYGNRRDQYQNRARDNFGQRGQNWGRDGRNNRPMASSYPGRMGGQWNEPPQSMGSRGLGPHGSSRLPSLFSHNIIPELSMFQGMRGFSGNMRYGGGMMKQRMRRNWKMWDSDFKPQKKKIKKDPTAKKRKQTNSSDEPDSKAAKTDGSDNSDSDNEEGTEGESGEKEEKEGSRCEGEDEEGKDSEKGALTIQEEISQIKRKLQAGKKTQERQKKRHRDRMVERIQFVCSLCKYRTFYDDEMNSHLESKFHKEHFKFVGTKLPQQTADFLQEYVANKTRKTEERRKAIEDINAVIQQIYRDQDLTQDVGMEHFIKKVEAAHCAACDLFIPMQYGIIQKHLKSLDHNHNRRAMMEQSKKSSLVVARSILNNKLISKKLERYLKGENPFTDDPEEKEEHEEGEGGASGNVEEGTAEGADENKDEEENPEEENPEEENPEEENPEEENPEEENPEEENPEEENPEEENPEEENPEEENPEEENPEEENLGEQNKDPEENPGAEGGENEGEQEETGTETEMEAQAQPEGEAAAENTEEATSPPAEEPRPEEEEQQPAEGVEVEEEEEGEEAAAAQEDEDAEADV, from the exons ATGAGCTACTCag GTTATGGAGACTGGAACTCTGGGACGAACAGAG GTTACGAGGGGTACGGTTACGGCTATGGCTACGGCCAGGATAACTCGGGCAATTATGGCTATGGGATGGCCACCTCGAACTCCTGGGAAATGGCCAATTCGGACGTTGACATGAACCCCGACGGTTCGGGCGGCGGCAATGCCGACGCCGTCATCGCCAAAATGAACCAGCGCTTGGACATGGTGTCACACATGGATACAGACACGATGCAGGGGGGACACTACGGCTCTGGCGGAGACAG GTACGACTCGTACGAATCCTACGACTCGAGGTCCTCGATGAACGACCGCGACATGTACCGCTCCGGCTACGACTACAACGAGTCCGAACACGACAATGACAACGCCTACGAGGGCCACTACGACAATTTCTACGGCAACCGCCGGGATCAATATCAGAACAGAGCCCGGGATAACTTTGGTCAACGGGGCCAAAACTGGGGTAGAGACGGACGCAATAACAGACCCATGGCGTCTTCCTACCCCGGGCGCATGGGCGGACAGTGGAACGAGCCTCCGCAATCGATGGGCTCGCGAGGTCTCGGTCCCCACGGTTCCTCCAggcttccttccctcttctcccacaacATTATCCCAGAACTCAGCATGTTCCAGGGAATGCGAGGTTTCTCGGGAAATATGCGTTACGGAGGAGGAATGATGAAACAACGAATGAGGAGAAACTGGAAAATGTGGGACTCGGATTTTAAA ccccagaaaaagaaaatcaaaaaagATCCCACCGCAAAGAAGCGGAAGCAAACAAACAGCTCTGATGAACCCGACAGCAAGGCGGCGAAGACCGACGGCTCCGATAACTCCGACTCCGACAACG AGGAGGGAACGGAAGGCGAATCgggagaaaaagaggagaaagagggcTCCAGATGC gaaggggaagatgaagaaggaaaagattcAGAGAAAG GTGCTTTAACAATTCAAGAAGAGATCAGTCAAATCAAACGCAAATTGCAGGCGGGCAAGAAAACTCAAGAGAGGCAAAAGAAGAGGCATCGGGATCGCATGGTAGAAAG GATCCAGTTTGTTTGTTCGTTATGCAAATATCGGACCTTCTACGATGATGAGATGAACAGTCACCTCGAGAGTAAATTCCATAAGGAACACTTCAAGTTTGTGGGAACCAAGTTGCCTCAACAAACAGCTGATTTTCTCCAG GAGTACGTTGCTAATAAAACTAGGAAAACTGAAGAGCGTCGTAAAGCAATTGAAGACATTAATGCGGTTATTCAGCAGATTTATAGGGACCAAGATCTTACGCAAG ATGTTGGCATGGAGCATTTTATTAAGAAGGTGGAGGCTGCTCACTGTGCTGCCTGCGACCTCTTCATCCCGATGCAGTACGGgatcatccagaaacacttgaaGTCACTCGACCACAACCACAACcgcagg GCTATGATGGAGCAGTCCAAGAAATCATCACTAGTAGTTGCGAGGAGTATTCTCAACAACAAACTCATCAGTAAGAAACTGGAGCGGTACCTGAAG GGTGAGAATCCGTTCACAGATGAcccagaggaaaaagaggagcatgaggaaggagaagggggagcCAGTGGAAATGtagaggaaggaacagcagaaggAGCGGATGAAAACAAGGATGAGGAGGAAAATCCGGAAGAAGAAAACCCGGAGGAGGAAAATCCGGAAGAAGAAAACCCGGAGGAGGAAAATCCGGAAGAAGAAAACCCGGAGGAGGAAAATCCGGAAGAAGAAAACCCGGAGGAGGAAAATCCGGAAGAAGAAAACCCGGAGGAGGAAAATCCAGAAGAAGAAAACCCGGAGGAGGAAAATCTAGGTGAGCAAAACAAGGATCCCGAAGAGAACCCAGGAGCAGAAGGAGGTGAAAATGAGGGGGAGCAAGAAGAAACGGGGACAGAGACAGAAATGGAGGCACAAGCACAACCAGAGGGGGAGGCAGCTGCGGAGAACACGGAGGAGGCAACATCCCCCCCTGCAGAGGAACCGCGCCCCGAGGAAGAGGAGCAACAGCCAGCCGAAGGGGTGGaggtagaggaggaggaggaaggtgaggaagctgctgcagcacaggaggaTGAGGATGCAGAAGCTGATGTGTAA